A region of the Deltaproteobacteria bacterium genome:
CCGGCCTTCAACCAGGCCGTGCAGAGCTGCTGGTGGTGGGACACGCACGACGATTACGAAACCGGCGACAGGACCCAGCACGCCATCTCCATACAGAACCACTGCGAGACCCTGTACGCCTCCCAGGACCCGGAAAGCATCACCCCGGAAAGCCCGGGATACGTGTGCTACGGCAAATTCGACGGAACCGACGACACCACCAACACAGGAACGGGCTATGTGGGCAGCTGCTGGGTGCCCGAAGAGATCATCAGCGGCAGCGGTGAAACCTGCACCACCATCACCTGTGACCTGGCCGCCGGCACCTACACCAGCGGATCCATGAGCGGCGATGCCCTGATCGAGGGCGACCGCTGCACCGGCGGCATTGTTGAATACTGCTCCGGCAACTACAACGCCAATCAGGACTCCTGCAACAAGGCCTGGCTCGCCAAAGAGGAATGCAGTGACGACCCCACGGCCATCATCATCCCGGCCCACTGGGTCGCCGACGCCACCAATTGCGTCAGCGAAGCGCTCTACCGGTTCTGTCAGGGGCTCGAACTGCCCGAGGTCGTGGACCCCAGCGACCAGACCACGGCCACCGGCGAGGTGTACAACCTGCCGGCCATGCTCACCGACACCGGCGTCTCCGGCCAGTTGGGCGACCCGCTCTTGACCATGCAAAGCGTCATCTACGACGCCGCGTGGGCCGCCGACAGCCCCTCGGGCCTCCTGCACGAGTTCGCCAGCGACATCCGCATGGGCGTCATGAAGTTCAACTACGACGGGGCCCAGGCCGAGTGCGCCCTGCGCGATGCCGATGCGGCCGCCAACCCCACGTTGACCAGGATTCTCTATGAATGCGACGGCACCACCGACGGCGGTAACGTGGTCACCGAAATCGCCGACGGAACCACGGCCCACATCAATGCCATGGTGACCGCCATCAACGCCATCGAAGCCGACTCCTGGACCCCCCTGGCCGAAGCCGTGTACAACGCCATCGGCTATTACACCCAGCGCAACGACATGCGCCTCAACACCGCCGACTTCACCATCGACGCCGCCACGGCCCCCTGCACGGACTGGTGCCAGAGCAACAACATCCTGGTGATCACCGAGGGCGCTTCCACGGCGGACCTGAACACCGATGTGACCACCTTTGCCGCGGTGTCGGGCCAGAGCGACGACGACGGCGACACGACGGCAAAGTGCAACGATCTGTACGGCAGCACCTATCTGGACGACATTACCTATTACGGCTACCACGGCACCAACATCCATTTAGAAGCATCTTATGATGCCGAGGAGCACTTTCAGAACATCAAGACCTATTTCGTGGTGGCCGGCACGCCGCGCACCAGCGGCACCGGCGAGTGCAGCCCGGCGACCATGATGGACGATGCGGCCGCCAACGGCGGAACGGACGCGCCCTATTATGCCGACAACCCCGAGGATCTGAACGAAGAGCTCAAAACCGTGTTCAACGTCATCCGCGCGGGCGCCGCGGCCGGGTCTGCGGCCTCGGTCATCTCTGCCACCCGCGGCGGCGAGGGCGCCATCTACCAGGCCATTTTCTGGCCCAGCATCGATGGGCCCATGGTGAACGGCGAACCCAAGCACAAGGTCACCTGGACCGGCGAGGTGCACTCCCTTCTGGTGGACGCCTACGGCAAAATGTTTGAAGACACGGACGGCGACTACGCCTTGAGCAGCAGCGACGAACAGGTCGTCCTCTATTACGACACGGATGCCCGAGAATCAAAGGCCTGCGACCAGGACCTCGAACTCGACGGCACCTGTGCCGGCAACGCCAAGTCCCTCCACGAGGTCAACTACCTGTGGTCCACGGGTGAGTGGCTGGCCGGCATCAGCGATACCGACATCAACACCAACCGGGCGGGCTTTCTCGCCAGCACCCAGCAGCGCTACATCTTCACCTGGGACGACCTGGACAACGACGGCGTGGTCGACAGCGGCGAGCAGCTGCCCTTTACCATCCGCAGCGACTGGGGCACGGCGGCATTGGCTGTCAGCGGTGATCGGGCGCCGGTTCCCATCGATTTCGGCGTGACCACGACAGACGAGGTCAACCGCATCATCAGCTGGGTCAGAGGGCTGGACGATCTCAGCGACAACACCCTGCGCCCACGGGAACTTAACACGCCGACCAATTTCGACCTGCCCGGCAGCCCGGCCACCATCACCTGGCGGCTGGGTGACGTGGTGCACTCGACGCCGACGGCCGTCTCGCGGCCGTCGGAAGGCTATCATCAGCTTTACCAGGACGACGAGTATGCCGCCTTCTACGATGCATACCAGCACCGGCGGCACGTGATCTATTTCGGCGGCAACGACGGCATGGTCCACGCCATCAACGCCGGCTTTTACGACGATAACTACAAGAAATTCTGGCGCGGCTACAACACGGGCACGGGCACCTTTTCAGACACCGGCCCCGCACTGGGTGCCGAGCTGTGGGCCTACGTGCCCTACAACCTGCTGCCGCACCTCAAGTGCCTGACCGATCCCGGATACAACCATAAATATTTCGTGGACCTGAAGCCCCGGGTCTTCGACGTCCAGATCTTCGACTCCTCGCCGAACACCCTCGGACACGTTGAGGGGTGGGGCACCATCATGGTGGTGGGCATGCGCTTCGGCGGCTATCGCATAACGGCCCAGGAGATCATATCGGAGGTATCGGCCACCGCTTACACGGACGACAGGGTCTTCACCTCCGCCTACATGGTCTTCGACGTCTCCGACCCGGAAAACCCGCCTCGACTCCTGGGCGAAATGACCTACGACCCGGGCAGCAGCGTCGACCTGGCCTACACCGCGGCGGTACCGGCTGTCGTGCCCATCAAGACGAGCGAAGACGGTTCGGACTGGTACCTCATCCTGGGGAGCGGCCCCACGGATGTAACCGGTCTCAGTACCCAGCACGCCAAGATCGGCATGTTCCCCCTGAATCTGTTCGATTCCACGCCTCCGCAGGCGTTCCGGATTCCCAATAACAGTACGATTGACTACGCCACGGCGGGGAGCTTCGACCTGGGGTCGTCCCCGAACGGTTTCGTGTCCGACACCGTCACCGTGGACTACGACCTCTACGATCTTTACAAGGCCGACGTGGTCTACTTCGGAACCATCGAGGGCACCTGGGGGGGCTGGGGCGGCAAGCTCTACCGCTGGGTGACCAACGAAGGCGATCCCCAGGACTGGAGTACCCCGGCGGTCATGATCGATGTCGGAAGACCGGTGACCGCAGCCCCCAGCATCGGCACCGACGGAACCTTTTTCTGGGTCTACTTCGGTACGGGACGCTTCTTTGACATCAAGGACAAGTCCGATGCCAGCAGCAACGCCCAAGAGTATTTCTACGGAATCAAGGAACCGGTGGATGCCGACACTGGCGATTTCACCTGGGCGCCGGTCGATAACACTTTCTCCACGACCAAACCGGCGGCCGGCAACGATGCCGGATCCCGGACCCTGCTGCAGGTGGACGGCATCGAGGTGCAGGAAGCCATTACCCCCTATGCGTCCACACTCAACTGTAAAACCGGTGCATCCGGCTGTCTGCCTTCTGATGTCGGTACCTTTGCCGACCTGCGGGATTACATTGTAGGCACCTGCGACCCCACCAACGGCTGCACAGGCACCGACGGCTGGGTGCTGGCGCTGGAGGAAGACCGGGAACGCAACCTGGGCCAGGGGGCCCTTCTGGGAGGCCTGATGACTTTCACCACCTACCAGCCCTTTGCCGACATATGCAAACCCGAAGGCGAGGCATTTCTGTACGGTGTTTATTACCAGACCGGTACGGCCTACTATGAGGCGGTGTTTACCACCCTGAGCAATGGCGGAACCTATACAGGCAGTACCGGAAACACGGTCGTGACCACAAGGCTGGCCATCGGCAGGGGACTGGCTACGACGCCGAACCTGCACGTGGGCCGACAGGAGGGCAGCAAGGCGTTCGTGCAAACGAGCACCGGTACGATTGTGGAAATTCCACAGCCCAATCTTCCCATCAAAACCACCAAGTCGGGCAGGCTGAACTGGCGCGATACCTGTCCGTAAAAGGTAAAAAATCCTGGCTTAGAGGACCAGGTTTCAAATACAGGAATAAAGACGTGCATCCCAAAACGCAAAGGAATCCGCTGCCGTGTGGCGACGGATTCCTTTGTGTTTATAACGCTTGACAACCGGTATAGCGGTACGTTTATCCCGCCAGTGTCCTGAGGATGTCCTCTTTGCCCACAACCCCCACCAGTTTTCCCTCCGCGACCACGGGCAGGGTATGAAAATTGCGGTCCACCATCAGTGCGGCAAGCGTCTCGATGGTGGCGTCGGGAGGCACCCACACGGGGTCGGACGTCATGGCCTGCCTGACGGTTGTAGCGGCTATCTTCCGGGCCTCCTTCTCGAGGGCTTTCGTGGAGCGCAGGCTGATCAAGCCGTCCAGAAAGGTAAAGTAGGAAGGCAGGGGCAGCTTTTTCTGCTGCGCGACGATATCGCTCTGACAGATGATACCCACCAGCTGTCCCTGATCGTCGACAACCGGAAGCCCATTGAACCCCTTTTCGATCATAATGGCTGTCGCACGGCTGACTTCGTCTTCCGGCGACACGAAAACCGGGTCGGACGTCATAATTTCACTCGCTTTGATCATACCCACCTCCAATAAAATCGTGTTCCACGATTTTATGAAACGCGACTGCGTCGCTCCTATTCAAAAGATTTATCCGCCGTCAGTTGGGCGGGCCTAAATTCCTATCCAGCACTGCAAGCTGCGGGATACGCTTTCAGTCCCGCCGCAAGGCCTTGCGGGACAGCCAGTTTACCCGGTGTTCTAGTGGAACATTAATACCAATCAACGCGCCTGTCAAAAGGGTTGCGCCGCAGGTCTCCGGAAGTTCCTGTTTGACCTTCACCGGCATTTGTCATATATCACCCTCTGTTTGTCGTTTCCCTTCATCTTCCACCGGCGATCGCCATGGGGCGGACGGTTCACCTCAACATTGCAACGTTGGGGTTCAGTACGGATGGGACTGGATACCAGAGCATCGATATGGCAATGAATTCAAATACCTTAGAGCGCCTGTTCAATCCTGAAAGCATCGCCTTGATCGGTGCGTCGGCAACCCCTTTCAAATGGGGATCGATCATTCCTCTAAACATCCTAAAAGGCGATTTTCAGGGAAAATTTTTTCCGGTAAACCCGGGTCTGGATGCTCTGCTGGGGCAAAAGTGCTATCCGTCGGTCGCCGATATTCCCGGACCGGTCGACGTGGCTCTCGTTACAACGCCGGCGAAAACGCTCCCCGACATCGTACGGCAGTGCGGTGAAAAAGGCGTCGCCTTCCTCCTGGTGATAACCGCGGGATTCAGCGAGACGGGTCCCGAGGGAAAAGCCAGCGAAAAGCGGCTCATAGAAAGCGCCAAAACGTCCGGTATGCGTGTTGTGGGCCCCAACAGCATGGGCATTTACAGCGCCCGGTCAAAGCTCCACGCGCTCATGCCGCCCATCATGCCTTTAAAAGGGCCGGTTTCCATGTTTTCCCAGAGCGGCAATGTCGGGGTGCAGATGCTCGCCTGGGGGGCCGACGAAGGGGTCGGTTTTGAAAAATTCGTCAGCAGTGGAAATGAAGGCGATCTGAACAGTGCGGACTACCTGAAATTC
Encoded here:
- a CDS encoding CBS domain-containing protein is translated as MIKASEIMTSDPVFVSPEDEVSRATAIMIEKGFNGLPVVDDQGQLVGIICQSDIVAQQKKLPLPSYFTFLDGLISLRSTKALEKEARKIAATTVRQAMTSDPVWVPPDATIETLAALMVDRNFHTLPVVAEGKLVGVVGKEDILRTLAG